Proteins from a single region of Streptomyces spinoverrucosus:
- a CDS encoding TerC/Alx family metal homeostasis membrane protein, with translation MDVSVNLWVLTIVGLAALIAVDFFIGRKPHDVSIKEAGIWTVVWIVLAGLFGLGLLVFGGGQPAGEFFAGFITEKSLSVDNLFVFVLIMAKFAVPSQYQQRVLLIGVLIALVLRAVFIAAGAAIIASFSWVFYLFGAFLIWTAWKLIQEARADAEDEEYEENRLLKAAERRFGVADRYHGTKLWIQQNGKRVMTPMLVVMLAIGTTDVLFALDSIPAIFGLTQDPYIVFTANAFALMGLRQLYFLIGGLLKKLVHLSYGLSIILGFIGVKLVLHALHESGVHVPEISIPVSLGVICTVLIVTTITSLRASRKQAAAEAAQERSEDAPKDSIDV, from the coding sequence GTGGATGTTTCCGTGAACCTGTGGGTCCTGACCATCGTGGGACTCGCCGCGCTCATCGCGGTCGACTTCTTCATCGGCCGCAAGCCCCATGACGTATCAATCAAGGAAGCCGGGATCTGGACCGTCGTCTGGATCGTCCTCGCCGGTCTCTTCGGCCTCGGCCTGCTCGTCTTCGGAGGCGGCCAGCCCGCCGGTGAGTTCTTCGCCGGCTTCATCACCGAGAAGTCGTTGAGCGTCGACAACCTCTTCGTCTTCGTCCTGATCATGGCGAAGTTCGCCGTGCCCTCGCAGTACCAGCAGCGAGTGCTCCTCATCGGCGTCCTCATAGCCCTGGTGCTGCGCGCGGTCTTCATCGCCGCCGGTGCCGCGATCATCGCCAGCTTCTCGTGGGTGTTCTACCTCTTCGGCGCCTTCCTGATCTGGACCGCCTGGAAGCTGATCCAGGAGGCCCGGGCCGACGCCGAGGACGAGGAGTACGAGGAGAACAGGCTCCTCAAGGCCGCCGAGCGCCGCTTCGGTGTGGCCGACCGGTACCACGGCACCAAGCTGTGGATCCAGCAGAACGGCAAGCGGGTCATGACCCCGATGCTGGTCGTGATGCTCGCCATCGGCACCACGGACGTCCTGTTCGCGCTCGACTCCATCCCGGCGATCTTCGGCCTCACGCAGGACCCGTACATCGTCTTCACCGCCAACGCCTTCGCGCTGATGGGTCTCAGGCAGCTGTACTTCCTCATCGGCGGCCTGCTGAAGAAGCTGGTCCACCTGTCGTACGGCCTGTCGATCATCCTCGGCTTCATCGGCGTCAAGCTGGTGCTGCACGCCCTGCACGAGTCCGGGGTCCACGTCCCGGAGATCAGCATCCCGGTCTCGCTCGGCGTGATCTGCACGGTCCTGATCGTCACCACGATCACCAGCCTGAGGGCCTCCCGGAAGCAGGCGGCGGCCGAGGCTGCGCAGGAGCGGAGCGAAGACGCTCCGAAGGACAGCATCGACGTCTGA
- a CDS encoding calcium:proton antiporter encodes MIARLRSLTPGWTSVAPVLAAVLLVFTWGRDVPGAVVVLMTVVLAGAVLAAVHHAEVVAHRVGEPFGSLILAVAVTVIEVALIVTLMADGGDKSASLARDTVFAAVMITCNGIVGLSLLVASLRHRTAVFNPEGTGAALATVATLATLSLVLPTFTTSKPGPEFSTVQLTFAALSSLILYGLFVTTQTVRHRDYFLPITRQGEVITAETHAAAPSARTAWISLGLLLLALVGVVGLAKGVSPTIESGVAAVGLDHAVVGVIIALLVLLPETIAALRSARRDRVQTSLNLALGSAMASIGLTIPAVALASIWLPGPLILGLGSTHMVLLALTVVVASLTVVPGRATPLQGGVHLVLLAAYLELAVNP; translated from the coding sequence ATGATCGCTCGGCTCAGGTCGCTCACGCCTGGGTGGACGTCCGTAGCGCCGGTGCTCGCGGCGGTCCTGCTGGTCTTCACCTGGGGCCGGGACGTGCCGGGCGCGGTCGTGGTGCTGATGACGGTCGTCCTCGCAGGCGCGGTTCTCGCCGCCGTGCACCACGCCGAAGTGGTCGCCCACCGGGTCGGCGAACCCTTCGGCTCCCTCATCCTCGCCGTCGCCGTCACCGTCATCGAGGTCGCGCTGATCGTCACGCTCATGGCCGACGGCGGCGACAAGAGCGCCTCCCTGGCCAGGGACACCGTCTTCGCCGCCGTGATGATCACCTGCAACGGCATCGTCGGCCTGAGCCTCCTCGTGGCCTCCCTGCGCCACCGCACGGCCGTCTTCAACCCCGAGGGCACCGGCGCCGCCCTCGCGACGGTCGCCACGCTGGCCACGCTCAGCCTCGTGCTGCCGACCTTCACCACCAGCAAGCCCGGCCCGGAGTTCTCGACTGTGCAGCTCACCTTCGCCGCGCTGTCGTCGCTGATCCTCTACGGCCTGTTCGTGACCACGCAGACCGTCCGGCACCGCGACTACTTCCTCCCGATCACCCGCCAGGGCGAGGTGATCACCGCGGAGACCCACGCCGCGGCCCCGTCCGCCCGCACCGCCTGGATCAGCCTGGGCCTGCTGTTGCTCGCGCTGGTCGGAGTGGTCGGTCTGGCGAAGGGTGTGTCGCCGACGATCGAGTCGGGCGTGGCAGCCGTCGGCCTGGACCATGCCGTCGTCGGGGTGATCATCGCGCTGCTGGTGCTGCTCCCCGAAACCATCGCCGCGCTGCGCTCCGCGCGCCGCGACCGGGTGCAGACCAGCCTCAATCTCGCGCTCGGCTCCGCCATGGCCAGCATCGGCCTGACGATCCCCGCCGTGGCCCTGGCCTCCATCTGGCTGCCCGGACCGCTCATCCTGGGCCTCGGCTCCACCCACATGGTGCTGCTCGCGCTGACCGTCGTGGTCGCCTCCCTGACGGTGGTGCCGGGCCGGGCCACACCGCTGCAGGGAGGCGTCCATCTGGTGCTTTTGGCGGCGTACCTGGAACTGGCGGTCAATCCGTAG
- a CDS encoding MFS transporter, whose product MLRLAAASLAGTAIEFYDFFVYGTAAALVLGPLFFPTFSPLAGTLAAFATFGVGFVARPLGSVLFGHIGDRHGRRPVLVGSLLLTGASTVAVGCVPTYDSIGVAAPVLLLVLRFLQGLGLGGEWGGAVLLTAEHAPADRRGLWSSFPQVGPPVGFVLANGAVLTLSATLTDAQFAAWGWRVPFWAAGVLALVGLWLRSSLTESPSFLEIDDYARVPLAEVVRDHWRLVLLTAGALAVGYAIFYAVTTWSLAYATERLGVSRTVMLTCVMAAVVMKGALTPVAAVLGDRYGRRPLCLIGCAAAALWMFPMVALLATGAPLLIFLGFLVALVAFVTMFGVIAAYLPELYEPRVRCTGAAVGYNLGGVLGGALTPIVATALAEQGGRVPWGVGAYLTGIALLSLGCFALLPETRRVRVRAAKAEAEAAAG is encoded by the coding sequence ATGCTGCGGCTCGCGGCCGCCTCGCTCGCCGGAACGGCCATCGAGTTCTACGACTTCTTCGTCTACGGGACAGCGGCGGCGCTGGTCCTGGGGCCACTGTTCTTCCCCACCTTCTCGCCGCTGGCGGGGACGCTGGCCGCCTTCGCCACGTTCGGCGTGGGCTTCGTGGCGCGGCCGCTGGGTTCCGTCCTGTTCGGGCACATCGGGGACCGGCACGGACGGCGGCCGGTCCTCGTCGGCTCGCTGCTGCTCACCGGTGCGTCGACGGTCGCCGTCGGCTGCGTACCCACGTACGACTCGATCGGTGTGGCCGCCCCGGTGCTGCTGCTCGTCCTGCGCTTTCTGCAAGGGCTCGGGCTCGGCGGCGAGTGGGGCGGGGCCGTGCTGCTGACCGCGGAGCACGCGCCGGCCGACCGGCGGGGACTGTGGTCGAGCTTTCCGCAGGTGGGGCCCCCGGTGGGGTTCGTGCTCGCCAATGGCGCGGTGTTGACGCTGTCGGCGACGCTGACCGACGCCCAGTTCGCCGCGTGGGGCTGGCGGGTGCCGTTCTGGGCCGCCGGGGTGCTGGCCCTGGTGGGGCTGTGGCTGCGGTCGTCGCTCACCGAGAGCCCCAGCTTCCTCGAAATCGACGACTACGCGCGCGTGCCGCTCGCCGAGGTCGTGCGCGACCATTGGCGGCTGGTGCTGCTGACCGCCGGCGCGCTGGCCGTCGGGTACGCGATCTTCTACGCCGTGACCACCTGGTCGCTCGCGTACGCCACGGAACGGCTCGGGGTGAGCCGTACCGTCATGCTGACCTGCGTCATGGCCGCCGTGGTGATGAAGGGTGCGCTGACGCCGGTGGCGGCGGTGCTCGGCGACCGCTACGGGCGGCGGCCACTGTGTCTCATCGGGTGTGCGGCGGCCGCGCTGTGGATGTTCCCGATGGTGGCGCTCCTCGCGACCGGCGCCCCGCTGCTGATCTTCCTCGGCTTTCTGGTGGCGCTGGTCGCGTTCGTCACGATGTTCGGGGTGATCGCCGCGTACCTGCCGGAGCTGTACGAGCCCCGGGTGCGCTGCACGGGCGCCGCCGTCGGGTACAACCTCGGCGGCGTCCTCGGGGGCGCGCTCACCCCGATCGTGGCGACGGCACTGGCCGAACAGGGCGGTCGGGTGCCGTGGGGTGTGGGCGCCTATCTGACCGGCATCGCGCTGCTCAGCCTGGGGTGCTTCGCGCTGCTCCCGGAGACGCGCCGGGTACGGGTGCGTGCGGCCAAGGCGGAGGCCGAGGCGGCCGCCGGCTGA
- the aroQ gene encoding type II 3-dehydroquinate dehydratase yields MPRTLANAPIMILNGPNLNLLGQRQPEIYGSDTLADVEALCAKAAAAHGGTVDFRQSNHEGQLVDWIHEARLNHCGIVINPGAYSHTSVAILDALNTCDGMPVLEVHISNIHQRESFRHHSYVSLRADGVIAGCGVQGYVFGVERVAALIGAAQADA; encoded by the coding sequence GTGCCCCGCACCCTGGCCAACGCCCCGATCATGATCCTCAACGGGCCCAACCTGAACCTTCTCGGGCAACGCCAGCCGGAGATCTACGGCTCCGACACACTCGCCGACGTCGAGGCCCTGTGCGCCAAGGCGGCCGCCGCACACGGCGGCACGGTGGACTTCCGGCAGTCCAACCACGAGGGTCAGTTGGTCGACTGGATCCACGAGGCGCGGCTCAACCACTGCGGGATCGTCATCAACCCCGGCGCCTACTCGCACACGTCCGTCGCGATCCTGGACGCACTCAACACCTGTGACGGCATGCCCGTGTTGGAGGTCCACATCTCCAACATCCATCAGCGGGAGTCGTTCCGGCACCACTCGTACGTCTCGCTGCGCGCCGACGGGGTCATCGCGGGATGTGGTGTGCAGGGGTACGTGTTCGGGGTGGAGCGAGTCGCGGCGCTGATCGGGGCAGCACAGGCCGACGCCTAG
- a CDS encoding TetR/AcrR family transcriptional regulator gives MARPRSFDPDHVLHAAERQFRTSGYNGTSVDDISAATGLGRGSLYAAFDGKHGVLLQAMTGYFARLAQGPRKMLAGPDEGALERLHAYLLRAVHGVPLAADVPAAPDRTAAACFAAKMALEIGASDPEVQRLANDCFSVVRTAVAECVQAAQRNGDIDPDADPDDLAYLLLTIIRGTDVVGAYGHSPDRLTSIAESAFALLPRPRHR, from the coding sequence ATGGCGAGACCACGGAGCTTCGACCCCGACCACGTCCTCCACGCCGCCGAGCGGCAGTTCCGCACCTCGGGCTACAACGGCACGAGCGTCGACGACATCAGCGCCGCCACCGGCCTGGGCCGCGGCAGCCTCTACGCCGCGTTCGACGGCAAGCACGGCGTGCTGCTGCAGGCGATGACCGGCTACTTCGCCCGGCTGGCGCAGGGTCCGCGGAAGATGCTCGCCGGACCGGACGAGGGCGCCCTGGAACGACTGCACGCGTACCTGCTCCGCGCCGTCCACGGGGTGCCACTCGCCGCCGACGTACCCGCCGCCCCTGACCGGACGGCGGCGGCCTGCTTCGCCGCCAAGATGGCCCTGGAGATCGGCGCCTCCGACCCCGAGGTGCAACGCCTGGCCAACGACTGCTTCTCCGTAGTCCGGACGGCGGTGGCCGAGTGTGTGCAAGCGGCGCAGCGCAACGGCGACATCGACCCCGACGCGGACCCCGACGACCTTGCCTACCTTCTGCTGACCATCATCCGCGGGACCGATGTCGTAGGCGCGTACGGCCACAGCCCTGACCGCCTGACTTCGATCGCGGAGAGCGCGTTCGCCTTGCTGCCTCGCCCGCGTCACCGCTGA
- a CDS encoding NAD(P)/FAD-dependent oxidoreductase → MAVATPPYVSDALAEGTVDAVVIGGGAAGLNGALILARSRRSVVVIDSGSPRNAPAEAMHGFIVLDGTPPSEILRRGREQVRQYGGRVVFGEVVSAESAAPSADGDLRFTVTLADGRSITARRILVATGLTDVLPQVPGLAEHWGHSVVHCPYCHGWEMRDEPIGILATGPASIGHAYLFRQLTEDLTYFTHGTDLDEDSRARFAARGIRIIDTPVTEVVNDEDGALAGVRLADGQVVARRVLAVTPQMQARTQGLEGLGLPVQDLPNNMGRGFASGMAGTTEVPGVWVAGNATDPVAQVGASAAAGALAGDYINRMLATADTDAALRGIAEASPHGATG, encoded by the coding sequence ATGGCTGTGGCGACTCCTCCGTACGTGAGCGACGCACTGGCCGAGGGGACCGTCGACGCGGTGGTGATCGGCGGGGGCGCCGCGGGGCTGAACGGTGCACTGATCCTCGCCCGCTCCCGCCGCTCGGTCGTCGTGATCGACAGCGGCTCCCCGCGCAACGCGCCCGCGGAGGCCATGCACGGCTTCATCGTCCTGGACGGCACCCCGCCGTCCGAGATCCTTCGACGGGGCCGGGAGCAGGTGCGCCAGTACGGCGGACGCGTCGTGTTCGGCGAGGTGGTCTCGGCCGAGTCCGCCGCCCCGTCGGCGGACGGGGACCTGCGGTTCACCGTCACCCTGGCCGACGGCCGCAGCATCACCGCCCGCCGCATCCTGGTGGCCACCGGCCTCACGGATGTGCTGCCACAGGTGCCCGGGCTCGCCGAGCACTGGGGGCACAGTGTGGTGCACTGCCCGTACTGCCACGGCTGGGAGATGCGCGACGAGCCCATCGGCATCCTCGCCACCGGCCCGGCCTCCATCGGCCACGCGTATCTGTTCCGCCAGCTGACCGAGGACCTGACCTACTTCACCCACGGCACCGACCTGGACGAGGACAGCCGCGCCCGCTTCGCCGCCCGCGGCATCCGCATCATCGACACCCCGGTCACCGAGGTCGTCAACGACGAGGACGGTGCCCTCGCCGGGGTGCGCCTGGCCGACGGTCAGGTCGTGGCCCGCCGCGTCCTCGCGGTCACCCCGCAGATGCAGGCCCGCACTCAGGGCCTGGAAGGTCTGGGCCTGCCGGTGCAGGACCTGCCGAACAACATGGGCCGCGGTTTCGCCTCCGGCATGGCCGGCACCACCGAGGTGCCGGGTGTGTGGGTGGCCGGCAACGCCACCGATCCGGTCGCCCAGGTCGGGGCCTCCGCAGCGGCCGGCGCACTGGCCGGCGACTACATCAACAGGATGCTGGCCACCGCGGACACCGACGCGGCCCTCCGGGGAATCGCCGAGGCAAGCCCACACGGGGCCACAGGATGA
- a CDS encoding MFS transporter → MPFLAHTPVEKMTEPYARRWWALLVLCLSLLITVMANTSLIVAAPDMTTDLGLSSSDLQWVVDSYTVPYAALMLVLGAIGDKYSRRGALVLGLLIFAAGSVMGSLVDETSLVIVARAIMGVGAAVVMPATLSLVVATFPRSERTKAITAWAATSGLAVAVGPLVSGWLLEDHAWGSTFLINVPIALLGVFGALALVPPSKAQGMGRIDYVGGLLSIVTVGSLIYAAIEGPHSGWGVGPVTAAVVAAVGLVAFVAWELRHPHPMLDVRKFALRPFSGSMLAVLFFFFGMFAVIYYATQFLQFVLGYGALDTGVRLLPLAGAVFLGSALTGMLTPKLGVKPMVVTGLAIGTAGMFLLTQIDKGSTYGDFVAPMMMLGLALGLAISPATDTIMGSFPESELGVGGGVNDTALELGGALGIAVLGSLLGTAYRDELTDLVGNRLPAEAMETAKDSVGAGLAVAERVAQDPAAGPQQAQAAVDAVHQAFAHGVAQTSLIGGIIMAAGTLIVLAILPGRRGFAKHNAEPGAGTTANETATVREHTGATR, encoded by the coding sequence ATGCCCTTCCTTGCACATACCCCCGTGGAGAAGATGACCGAGCCGTACGCGCGGCGCTGGTGGGCGCTGCTCGTGCTGTGTCTGAGCCTGCTGATCACGGTGATGGCGAACACGTCGCTGATCGTCGCCGCCCCCGACATGACCACCGACCTGGGCCTGAGCAGCAGTGATCTGCAGTGGGTCGTCGACTCCTACACCGTTCCGTACGCGGCGCTGATGCTGGTGCTGGGCGCGATCGGCGACAAGTACAGCCGACGCGGCGCGCTGGTGCTGGGTCTGCTGATCTTCGCCGCCGGTTCGGTGATGGGGAGCCTGGTCGACGAGACCTCGCTGGTCATCGTGGCCCGCGCGATCATGGGTGTCGGTGCCGCGGTCGTGATGCCGGCCACGCTGTCCCTGGTGGTCGCGACCTTCCCCCGCAGCGAGCGGACCAAGGCCATCACCGCCTGGGCCGCGACCTCCGGGCTGGCGGTCGCCGTCGGCCCGCTGGTCTCCGGCTGGCTGCTTGAGGACCACGCCTGGGGCTCGACCTTCCTGATCAACGTGCCGATCGCCCTCCTCGGCGTGTTCGGCGCGCTCGCCCTGGTGCCGCCGTCCAAGGCGCAGGGCATGGGCCGGATCGACTACGTCGGTGGTCTGCTGTCGATCGTCACCGTCGGCTCCCTGATATACGCCGCCATCGAGGGCCCGCACTCCGGCTGGGGCGTCGGCCCCGTCACCGCCGCCGTGGTCGCCGCTGTCGGTCTGGTCGCCTTCGTCGCCTGGGAGCTGCGGCACCCGCACCCGATGCTGGACGTCCGCAAGTTCGCGCTGCGGCCCTTCAGCGGCTCGATGCTCGCGGTGCTGTTCTTCTTCTTCGGCATGTTCGCCGTGATCTACTACGCGACGCAGTTCCTGCAGTTCGTCCTCGGCTACGGCGCCCTGGACACGGGTGTACGGCTGCTGCCGCTGGCCGGTGCGGTGTTCCTCGGGTCCGCGCTGACCGGGATGCTCACCCCGAAGCTGGGCGTGAAGCCGATGGTCGTGACCGGCCTGGCCATCGGCACGGCGGGCATGTTCCTGCTCACCCAGATCGACAAGGGCTCGACGTACGGGGACTTCGTGGCGCCGATGATGATGCTGGGCCTCGCGCTCGGACTGGCCATCTCTCCGGCGACAGACACGATCATGGGCTCCTTCCCCGAGTCCGAGCTGGGCGTCGGCGGCGGTGTCAACGACACCGCGCTGGAGCTGGGCGGGGCGCTGGGCATCGCGGTGCTGGGCTCGCTGCTGGGCACGGCCTACCGGGACGAGCTGACCGACCTGGTGGGCAACCGGCTCCCGGCGGAGGCGATGGAGACCGCCAAGGACTCGGTCGGCGCCGGCCTGGCCGTCGCGGAGCGGGTCGCGCAGGATCCCGCTGCCGGACCCCAGCAGGCCCAGGCCGCCGTGGACGCCGTCCACCAGGCCTTCGCCCACGGCGTCGCCCAGACCAGCCTCATCGGCGGGATCATCATGGCAGCCGGAACACTGATCGTCCTCGCCATCCTGCCGGGTCGGCGCGGCTTCGCGAAGCACAACGCCGAGCCGGGAGCCGGGACGACGGCGAACGAGACGGCGACTGTGCGGGAGCACACCGGGGCCACCCGCTAG
- a CDS encoding MBL fold metallo-hydrolase has protein sequence MTYSGQVTVGGPADVHELKDLMITKIAVGPMDNNAYLLRCRATDEQLLIDAANDADSLLGMIGDDGIASVVTTHQHGDHWQALAAVVAATGARTYAGRDDAAGIPVPTDVLVDDGDTIRVGRVELTARHLVGHTPGSIALVYDDPHGHPHVFTGDCLFPGGPGRTTRPEEFNSLMGGLETKLFDVLPDETWIYPGHGNDTTIGTERPHLAEWRARGW, from the coding sequence ATGACGTACAGCGGACAGGTGACGGTCGGCGGCCCGGCGGACGTGCACGAGCTCAAGGACCTGATGATCACCAAGATCGCGGTCGGCCCGATGGACAACAACGCCTATCTGCTGCGCTGCCGGGCCACCGACGAGCAGCTGCTGATCGACGCCGCCAATGACGCGGACTCGCTGCTCGGCATGATCGGTGACGACGGCATCGCGTCCGTCGTCACCACCCACCAGCACGGCGACCACTGGCAGGCGCTCGCCGCGGTCGTCGCGGCAACCGGCGCCCGTACCTACGCCGGCCGCGACGACGCCGCCGGCATCCCCGTGCCGACCGATGTCCTGGTCGACGACGGGGACACCATCCGGGTGGGGCGCGTGGAACTCACCGCGCGCCATCTGGTCGGGCACACGCCGGGCTCGATCGCCCTGGTCTACGACGACCCGCACGGGCACCCGCATGTGTTCACGGGCGACTGCCTCTTCCCCGGGGGGCCTGGGCGGACAACACGTCCGGAAGAGTTCAACTCCCTGATGGGTGGCCTGGAGACCAAGCTCTTCGACGTTCTGCCCGACGAGACGTGGATCTACCCCGGCCACGGCAACGACACCACCATCGGCACGGAGCGGCCCCACCTCGCGGAGTGGCGCGCACGAGGCTGGTAA
- a CDS encoding maleylpyruvate isomerase family mycothiol-dependent enzyme, producing MIDHARDLVSVREATERLLTAAAKLDNASVAEPSRLPGWTRGHVLAHLARNADALVNVLEGRPMYPSAGTRDADIERDAPRHLDAQLADVRESAARFQEVGTAPADWSRTVTLRNGVTDAAARVPFRRWVEVELHHVDLGIGYDLEDLPAEFVERETDFLAERFTGHPDVPPTRLTDGTRAWSTGREAEVPDVTVTGPAPELLGWLAGRRDGAGLTVAGGPLPPLPPL from the coding sequence ATGATTGATCACGCTCGTGACCTGGTGTCTGTACGAGAAGCGACCGAGAGGCTGCTCACAGCAGCCGCCAAGCTGGACAACGCGTCGGTGGCCGAGCCGTCACGGCTCCCCGGCTGGACCCGCGGCCACGTCCTCGCACATCTCGCCCGCAATGCGGACGCCCTAGTGAACGTCCTGGAGGGTCGACCCATGTACCCCTCCGCCGGGACCCGGGACGCCGACATCGAGCGGGACGCCCCGCGGCACCTCGACGCCCAGCTCGCCGACGTACGCGAGAGCGCGGCCCGCTTCCAGGAGGTTGGGACGGCACCGGCGGACTGGTCGCGCACGGTGACGCTGCGCAACGGAGTCACGGACGCGGCGGCCCGGGTGCCGTTCCGGCGGTGGGTCGAGGTGGAGCTGCACCACGTGGATCTCGGGATCGGATACGACCTGGAGGACCTGCCGGCGGAGTTCGTGGAGCGGGAGACCGACTTCCTCGCGGAGCGGTTCACCGGTCACCCCGATGTGCCGCCGACGCGTCTCACGGACGGCACGCGCGCGTGGAGCACGGGCCGGGAGGCCGAGGTGCCCGATGTCACCGTCACAGGCCCCGCGCCGGAGCTGCTCGGCTGGCTCGCCGGGCGCCGCGACGGGGCCGGGCTGACGGTGGCGGGCGGCCCGCTGCCGCCGCTTCCCCCGCTGTAG